AAACAATGCCCTAATACACCAAttcccttaccacttgaacctgcaggctcattctgatatgaaattacaggtaattaaatataagcccactgaacagagatagggcttaattccaaaaatgtcaaaaattgcTAAAGGTAGGGCTTGAACtcgggacctctcacacacaccgaaaacacttaaccactaaagcaggtACACAATAGTGTAAAAAATTTACAAAAGCAAACATAagaaatttagggtgttacacagtTACTTGACCTGTCAACAATAAGTATGTTGacatgtttttgttgttgaaagaAGCAAAGCCCTTGTTAACCTTGCTTATGAGGAAAttgtacaaaataaaaaaaattgataccTATCAAGGCATGGCCCCTCTCTCCTAATTCAAAAATCTAAGGAAAGCCCCACCAATTGGAACCAAGATCTTCGATTTAGTATTAATGGTGTGTTAGATTCAATATAAAAAATGAAGAGTATAAAAATGAGTTAACACTTGTCAAACCACAAGTGCACGATTGTCATCAAAGTAATAATATAAGATGAAAACTTTCTAGGGGTATATTGAGGATTGTGTCCTAAGGGATTTATTGTATAAACTTAAGAAATGGAGGTCGGGAGGTATAAAAAGGTTAGATACTAACTAAGATAACTTATGGTTACTAATAGAATTACAGAAATATTATCAATGCGactaatgagttaaatttgtaaTAACTAAGGGCTAAACTAAAAGGTAAATTAATGAATAACAGTTAAATACCAAGCTAAATGCAGAATGAGCAAATAGTGACTAATAATATTACTAACATGCTAACGTAGATTTAATAATTACGCTCTACTTAACATGCAAATGTGCTACCCCTATATTCCAAATCTATCTCTTGAGATGCATCAAGTAGAATGATCACTTCTAACACTTAATTCTCAAAAATATTAGGCTAGCAAACACCTCATATCTCCAATCTAGTGCTTAGTGTGCTAAAAGAATGGTTCTTGTAAAGGTCAGCTCTCACAAATCTTCCCTAAACAAGTTCTTACTTAGGGCATCACTCCTAAGCCTTTTAAGTCCATCCATTTAATTCCATTAATCATAAACAAAGCAAGATAAACCCACTTCACATATTTTGCCACACTATTAGTcatgtaaaagtttagctatccATGAAATTCAAACACTCAATAACAACAATATCAAGAATCATCATCATTTGTGCAATAAAAATGAAGGGATTAATTTTAGAAATGCTTAGTGATAAATGATAGCCCAATATTGAAGAATCCAAGTGTAGAATCCAAGTGTAGAATCCAAGCTTCTTCTTGAAGTTCCAACTTTGTGTACTTCATTTCAAGAAAAGgaccaaaataaaagaaaattttactgaATTAAACTATGTCAAGGTCTTACAAAATGTATTAAAAAGGAAACTACATGAAACtcttaaaataaaaaggaaaagacTAGAAAGTTAAAGGAAAACCTAAAACAAAAACAAAGGAAGACTAAAACCTATCCTAAATTCGATTTTCAATCTCCTCTCCTACCTAATAGCTAAAACTGGAATTTTTTTTATATCAAGGAATCCATGCAAGACAAAAGATAGCTTTGCCCTTAATGAATGTGTAAAAAACAAGAAAGGGTTGCAACTTGCTTGCATCGTGTCACAACCCTACCTCAATTTcctttaggttaccattgtaacTATCCTAGATATAGCTTAGCATCATGACCTTCAATTGTGAATGTCGTGACTCTTAAGTAAtgaattattttctgtgttaacTAGTCTTAAGCATTGCGACTCCATATTCATGTAACATTGCAACTCCGCATTCATGTAACATCGCAACTTCCTCATAAATGATTGGGCTCCAATTTAGATGGCCTTCGATGTCATAACCTAGCTTGAGATAACATTGTGACTAAAGTCTACTTTAGCCTTGTATTGTAACATAGGACTTAAGGTTGCAACCTTGCTCAGGTTCATGCCATGACCCACATTGTTGTTTCAACTCTCTTTATAGAATTTGGCCTTTTCCACCTTTTCTATGAAGATAGACATCATAAGATTTATTCAAACACTAAAGTAGTATGAAAATACAAGGAAAACAAAGAATTTTTAAACTAGCATTCATAATCCTATAATACTAAAAAGACTCCTAAAATTGAAGGCTTTCACTAAAAAAAGTCAAGAATAAGAATAGAAAGAATGCCAAAATATACACTAATTATCTAATCATGAATCCTCCTAATAATTGATTTGGTCCCATGCTGCATGATTGCAAAACCTCCCAAACCAAAGGTAAATAAGGAGGTGAAAACCTAATTCAAATATATACAATGGTAGGAGTGTACCCATTTGGTTGCATGCTATGTCGCTTAGTTGGTGCTCACCCTCTCTGATGGAGAACCTATATCGATTAAGGGATCCTCAAGCCTACTCAAGTGAAGAACTTGGCGTATGTCCTCCACTGTGGGGATACAAAAGACATGGTCACTCATGGTAGGGATATCATTCCCTTGTACTTTCCTTTCCCCTTTCCCAGGTTTTACAAAACGACCCCCATGGATACAATGCAAACAGAAAACAAAAGGAAAAggcaaataaataaaaccaaatttctaaaagaaaatgaaggaaaaacTTACCCAAAGCAAAAAGAATTCttaatggtttttgaaaaataaagagCAAAAAAATATTCCAACACTAGAGGAAAAACTCAAGAAGCATGAAAGTGCAAACCATAAAACTTCAAATCTTATATTCATAAATAAGGAAATCATAGGATGTTGAAATGACAAAAGGAAAGTAACTCTTGGAACCAATGTAATTATTAGTCAGTTAAATGACACCATGCCAAAAATAAGCAATTATGCCCATTAAAGGCATAATTTCGAAAGAACCACACAAGTAATCATTGTATCCCAACATTGGTATTTTAAACAGCAACAGTCCCTGCCATTTCCAACAAGACATTGTCCATGCACCATATTATGATAGTTTCAAAGTAACTTGCTTTATATGTTCCTCTTTAATGGAGGGAAATTATTATACCCTTACGCCAGAACATCCTTTACACCTTAAGAATAAAACTTATGCCATTATAGCTACTTAGGGATGCATCGGTAGAACACCATCAATGACAACCATCACAACGACTCTCATCTCATTTAATGATCTCAACTCCCCAAGCTCACCAACCCCTAGGAAAGCTACATCCAACCTACTCCCTAAGCTCACCAACTGTTAAGAAGGTCATATCTAGTCTACACCCTAAACCTAGCCTAGGGTCGGACTCTATTTGGAAGTCATCATGAGACGAGGGCCCACTCTATTTCATTCTCCGTCTATAAATACCTCATCCTCCAAAAAAAATGACAGATAAGCACAAAGTATTGAAAATTTACTCTAATATTGTCTCAAACTTCTCCAACCATCTAATTAATTTGCTCTTTGCACGACTCATGATGTAATCATCTTCAACAAAATTACTCTCCGCACCATATATAGTGTGGATTGCCTTCATTTATAATGCCCAAAACCTTGTATAACTTCGGTTATATAAcacaattaatatatatttaatttaaaattttattattatttaaaataattcactTAATAAATTACGTTTTTAAAAAAAGTAATACGTCAACTTGCTTTTGCTATAAAATTAAACTTTTTCTCCCTCAAACAATTTGGTGgattaattcatcaatttgaaGAATATTCAGCACCTCTCCTAAAGATGGTTACAAGTTGGGATTTGGATTGGCAACCTTTTCAGTAGCACGCTAtaaccttatatatatatatatatataaagctttCTAATAAGTTTAATCCCCAATTATGGATAGTACTATCTAGTTTGAAAGTGGTCAGTGGCAATAATTAATGATCTGAAACATCCTTTATGGAATATTTGCTTCTTAATTCTTTGGTGGATTGTCTGGTTGTCATAAATGATCTTTAGTACATAACTGAAAAGCCTGACTTTAATGGAGCTTTGTaacctttaaaatttaatttcacttttGTCAAAAAGTGATTTTGTTCGGTACATTAGACAATCCATGAGATgggatttatttatttgtttatttgtaaTCAAGATATGCAGCAGGGCAGGTGGAATATTTTAAGCAAACTCTGCTGGCCTCCAGAAAAAAAAAATGACAATAATACTCAGCTTTGTGAAAAGCTTTTTGTATAAATTTTATAGGataaattaaagattaaatttttattttgatcatttaattaaaaaagttacattgaattatttaaaagctttcatttaagtcattaatctattcaaaagtttttattgaaATCACTAACCTATTAagtttttttaagaaaaagttcAATTTGCAAGTTCCAAGCGATGATTCGACGATCAATATGATAGATCAATACTCATCGACGAATTGAAGAATATACATTAGATCCAAATAGGTTTAACGTCCAGTATTAGAGATAAGAGAAAAAagttgtttaaattttaattcgCAAGTTTATAATATCTAAagctatttcatgaaaaaaaattgaactgtAAAACAGAAGGGGAAAAAGAACTTTTAATTGGTGTAGACAATGTGAACAAAGAAAACAATATAACATTGATTTTAACATCCCaacaacttaaatgaaaatttttgaatagtttaatgattaaattgtagcATTTTTAGTTAAGTAACCAAAACAAAAACTTAACATAGTTTAGTGACTAATGATGGAATTTACCCAATTTTATATTTGATATTAATAAGTTTAATCTTTGATGCTGAAATGTTTTATCCTGTATTTAAGAGTTACAGAAAGTTATACCTATAAGTAATTCTAAAGatcatataaaaaaatttatccaAAAAAATCTTTGTAAGTTGATGAGAATCACTATTTTTGTATTCCACATCATAAAAATTTAAGGTTGTTATTCGTTAATCGAATCCAAATTTGGGTTCATCGAATCATTGGTGAAGCAGCAAAAAAATTTACATTAAAATCTTCAATTTCTCGAATACTCTTTATCCCGTATCCTTGTAGAAAAATTCCCTTGGCAGAGTTCCAAAATATATGGCCTACATACTGGAAATTAATTTCCATGGTTTCAAATGATTGTACCTTTAACCAATTTGTCAAATATAAGGTTTGAACTTTACCTTTGCACTAGCATCCATCTTCATGACATTTTGAACCGTCAAACTGTTTCCATTCTTTATTTGCTGACTTTGGCAAAACATTGGAAACTTAATCCAATTGTTTTGGATCCATGAACAGATCTAATCATTATTTTCTAAGATGACAGGAAATGAAATTTTCCTTGAAAGATCAATGATGCATGAGTTGAGTAAGGGCAGGAAAAGGAATACTTAATTTCAAATGTGTGTGAAAGTACTGAACCGAAAGAACGATgttacaataaaataagaaacaaacACCTAATATAgaaaatttgtttttataattTGACAATTTTCTGCAATATTCTACAAATTAATTGTTGTGATTGTATGTTAAATAAAATGCAAGATTAAAAGGAAAAATGCAGTGGTGGTAATCACCATGAACAATTTTGAAGCCTTCTATCAACATAAGAAACATTCCCTCGATTGCGTGGTGTCCCGGTCTTCACAACCTTTCAAGAATGACCTACTTGCGAGATGCTCGGAAGCATATGTCATAAAAGATGCTAATATAATCCCTCCGACTACCATTAGACCCAACCTGGTATGAAAATGTCATGGACCATGAAAATTAACCAGACTGATTTGAGAACATTTTAAAGAATTTCAAACATTTGATTCAACGGTTTAACACCCAAAACCATGACGACAAGTACACACGAAGAAACAAAGGCAGCAACCTGCAACTTATTCAGATTTGAACAAACTGTCCTTTAAAAATGTTCAGAGAAAACTAGGATATACCACTAGAAATTACCTCAAGAACAGAGTGGTGATCCCGAAAATACATGGCAAGGATGGGGCCACAATAGCCAGAAAGGCCATCCCTAACCCGTAGTACCAAGAAACAATATCACAAGAGGATGCCTGTCGATGATCTGAAAATGAACATACAAGTTTTGTAAACCAACAGTGTTAGACGAATATGAAAAGAGAACTCACATTGTATTTTATCATGACTATGTACAATATTTTATGTATTTGTAAACCTTTTTTAGAATCAGAATTAAACAAATCTGTATCAGCAGAAACTGGGGTCAGTTGCGTCACTATTCTCCTTCCCTGCTGATAAATCAAATGAAGAAAAGCTCCAAACAAAAGAAAGAAGATCGTAAACGTCCACTCATACATCAAGAACAAACCAGTCCATGGCATCACTTGTTGAGGCACAATTGTGATAGAAATTCCAAGGGACACCACAACAGCCATAAAACATACAAAAACAGAAATGCCACCCAGGTAGACAGGCACCTTGGTCTGTGAACCATTATGAAACAGGATAACAttacatcaaaaaaaaaaaagaagagaagaaataACAATTCACAGCATATTTCCATAGACTGATTATGAACCAGAAAGAATTCAGCTTAAAAGATGAAGGAACCTAACTGGATTATTAACATTAATGTTAGATGATGAAGATACACCACTGTAAGCAACTGTCCCACTTGATCTAATTATGAAGTAAAGGTGTCTGATGTGATTGCATAATGAAGTTCTGAAAAGAAAGCCCCCTGTCTGCACCAAAAAAACTAATATGGTTTGGGAACAGGACAGCACTCATCTATGCATtgatttagaaaaagaaaaataattttgtatCCACTAACATGAAGAAAAGAACGATAGTAACAAACTAGAACACAGAAAGGTAACAGGAAAAGGAATTTGACCAAAAGCTCATCATTTGGATTTTTGCCTCCTCCAGTACCAGGGAGGGTTTCTTCAAGTCGTTCCCCAACATTCTACAGAATTAGCAAATAAATCACATTTGGCAGTTGTCCTAACATTCAGAGCTTTTAATATAAATTTGCCAATGAGTCAATATACCTGCCAGACATCAACTGGTTTTAATAGCCAAAATGTCCACCAATCCCATGGT
This is a stretch of genomic DNA from Gossypium arboreum isolate Shixiya-1 chromosome 11, ASM2569848v2, whole genome shotgun sequence. It encodes these proteins:
- the LOC108470502 gene encoding inositol phosphorylceramide glucuronosyltransferase 1-like isoform X1; the protein is MTNYKKVVYLDADTIVVKSIEDLFKCEKFCANLKHSERLNSGVMVVEPSEAVFNDMMSKVNTLPSYTGGDQGFLNSYYSDFPNAHVFDPNIPQEVLKVRPVPEMERLSTLYNADVGLYMLANKWMVDESELRVIHYKLGPLKPWDWWTFWLLKPVDVWQNVGERLEETLPGTGGGKNPNDELLVKFLFLLPFCVLVCYYRSFLHTGGFLFRTSLCNHIRHLYFIIRSSGTVAYSGVSSSSNINVNNPTKVPVYLGGISVFVCFMAVVVSLGISITIVPQQVMPWTGLFLMYEWTFTIFFLLFGAFLHLIYQQGRRIVTQLTPVSADTDLFNSDSKKDHRQASSCDIVSWYYGLGMAFLAIVAPSLPCIFGITTLFLRLGLMVVGGIILASFMTYASEHLASRSFLKGCEDRDTTQSRECFLC
- the LOC108470502 gene encoding inositol phosphorylceramide glucuronosyltransferase 1-like isoform X3, with the protein product MVVEPSEAVFNDMMSKVNTLPSYTGGDQGFLNSYYSDFPNAHVFDPNIPQEVLKVRPVPEMERLSTLYNADVGLYMLANKWMVDESELRVIHYKLGPLKPWDWWTFWLLKPVDVWQNVGERLEETLPGTGGGKNPNDELLVKFLFLLPFCVLVCYYRSFLHTGGFLFRTSLCNHIRHLYFIIRSSGTVAYSGVSSSSNINVNNPTKVPVYLGGISVFVCFMAVVVSLGISITIVPQQVMPWTGLFLMYEWTFTIFFLLFGAFLHLIYQQGRRIVTQLTPVSADTDLFNSDSKKDHRQASSCDIVSWYYGLGMAFLAIVAPSLPCIFGITTLFLRLGLMVVGGIILASFMTYASEHLASRSFLKGCEDRDTTQSRECFLC
- the LOC108470502 gene encoding inositol phosphorylceramide glucuronosyltransferase 1-like isoform X2, which encodes MTNYKKVVYLDADTIVVKSIEDLFKCEKFCANLKHSERLNSGVMVVEPSEAVFNDMMSKVNTLPSYTGGDQGFLNSYYSDFPNAHVFDPNIPQEVLKVRPVPEMERLSTLYNADVGLYMLANKWMVDESELRVIHYKLGPLKPWDWWTFWLLKPVDVWQNVGERLEETLPGTGGGKNPNDELLTGGFLFRTSLCNHIRHLYFIIRSSGTVAYSGVSSSSNINVNNPTKVPVYLGGISVFVCFMAVVVSLGISITIVPQQVMPWTGLFLMYEWTFTIFFLLFGAFLHLIYQQGRRIVTQLTPVSADTDLFNSDSKKDHRQASSCDIVSWYYGLGMAFLAIVAPSLPCIFGITTLFLRLGLMVVGGIILASFMTYASEHLASRSFLKGCEDRDTTQSRECFLC
- the LOC108470502 gene encoding inositol phosphorylceramide glucuronosyltransferase 1-like isoform X4, which encodes MTNYKKVVYLDADTIVVKSIEDLFKCEKFCANLKHSERLNSGVMVVEPSEAVFNDMMSKVNTLPSYTGGDQGFLNSYYSDFPNAHVFDPNIPQEVLKVRPVPEMERLSTLYNADVGLYMLANKWMVDESELRVIHYKLGPLKPWDWWTFWLLKPVDVWQNVGERLEETLPGTGGGKNPNDELLVKFLFLLPFCVLVCYYRSFLHTGGFLFRTSLCNHIRHLYFIIRSSGTVAYSGVSSSSNINVNNPTKVPVYLGGISVFVCFMAVVVSLGISITIVPQQVMPWTGKENSDATDPSFC